ATGTAAAATGTGTACCTTTGAGCAACAAAGATTGTTTTCCAACTGATTGACTGTTTACTCGCCTAAATAAAAGCTGAAACGATTAAAAAAGACTGACGCGTTTGTTTGAACTTATACCGATACTCAAGAGAGCTGTAATCACTCCATCGCAAAATCAAGATGGACCAGAGATCTTGCATTGATAGAGTTGATACACTGGTCTTGGTGTTGATTTGGGCGCTCATAACATGTATTCTTGCCAGATGCCAGTCCCTCTAAGGTCCTGGCAGGTGGAGCAAATGCTtgcagaataagaataagaataagaatcaaCAAAGAATGCAATTAATACAAAAAGAGCGCTGTTTAAGATAGCTGCTGGCCTAATGCATCGTTGCGCCAGCTGCATTATCACTGATTGGTTATTATTAATGCTAATGTACACTGCTGCAGCTCAATAAATGAGTGAAGGAGTTGCGTGTGCCTCTGAACCGATGGGACACGTCAACCAAACTGAAACAGTTGCAACAATCCATTAAATAAGCCAATCCATCCCCAGTTtctgtgtgtgcttgtgagTGCCAATTCACACACAACAGCAATCCAAGCACCGTGCGGAGAGGGAACTAGGCAGCGCAAGTGAATGTTGTTGACgtttgtaaacacacacacacacacacacgtgtacagTAAGTGACCATTTATCGAGttcggaaaaaaaccccaaccatgtcCATTTTATCGTAATATCGTAATTATCATGACAGGCTTTGTTGTCATGTAAATAAACCTCAAATGAAGAAGAAAGTGCAAGTGAGGGCTGACTGACCTGTGGCGTAGGACAGATCATACTGCCCTGACAGCAGGGGGTATCCCAGGTGGTGATGAGAGGGCATGATCCGCTGGGAAGGCGAGGAGCGTGGCCGATCTAGATCTCTTTCCCGATCCCTTTCTCCACCAGCTCCTCTGTCCTGCTCCCGCTCTCTGTCGAGGGAAGGCTTGTCCCCTACTGTCGGAGATTTGCTTTTGTATTGGCTGGCGTGTTGATGTAAGATGTCTAGAGCTTTGGAGTCTGTCGCCATTTTGTTGACAGTAGGGCTCGTGCGGGATTTGTCATTGGCCTCTTCAGCTCCAGCTATTTTACTGCCGTACGGAGAAAAAGGATAACCTCCAGGAAGGTAAGAACCTAGATGAATAGGAATATGGATGGGTTAATTTAGGATTTAtacagaataataataataattacgttACTGTCAGGCCGACATGCtaatgtaatgtgtgtgtgtgtgtgtgtgtgtgtgtgtgtgtgtgagagtgttcgATTCCAGTGGTTCACCGAATCCATTCCAGTGGTTATTAATTGTACTTTTGCCGAAAAACATAATAGCCCCATCTCCAAATGTCCAGTGTTCAATTTGATGTGACTAGTTCATGTGGTGAATTTGTATGCCATATGTTGCCCAAAACGATTCACCAAGGCGCATATtcccatttttcaaaacaaatcagaGGGTACGTATTCGACCAACACAACGGCTTTCCTTTAAAATAACTTCAAATAACTCACAGTACACTGGACAACAGCAGAACACAGGCTGTTTGTTCGCTTTTGGTTAAGTTTTAAATCCTTCGGTGTTCCATTataccagctagctagctagctcataGCTAAGCTAACTGTCTCTACGGTCCAAAGTCCATGTTTGCAAACTCCGTGGTAGGCCAGCAGCAAAGTTTGCGACCAATGCTTTAATATACTGCCTTGGTGGCCTTTACTGTAGTGGCGAACAAGATTAAAACTGTATTAgtatataaatcaaatgttttcacaaCAGAGTCCCGATTTTGACTTGAGGTCTACATCATAAATGATCTCAACATTGTAATACACTACATTAAGAATCTGTGCTTTTTTGTCACCAAGGTCATTGTAATAAACATTCCATGTCTAATGTACAGTGGCTCTCGCTATCTCCAAATGACTGTGTCAAAGAGGCAGCAGTTGATCTAAGTTGTTGAGATAATAAATTTTCCTGTCGTTTCTCTGGAGTGGCACAGCAAGACTGATCACTTTTGATGCCATGTTAGACACCCATTTAGGAATGGATGTTCTTTTTTACTGACTGAATTTTGAGGCCAGTGAGTTTTATTTCTCTCAGAAATCTCCCATGCAGAGACCACTCACTCCCACTCTGAATTTTGCAAACATGAAGTGATTACAGCGTGATTAAAGCCGGCCCCGGCAGCTTTACAATTCACAAGAATGGCTGCAATTACcagtaaaacaacatgaaaACTGCTGAGCACGACACCCAGGCTGAtgagaaaatacatttgggaTATTGATCATTTCAAACATAATTGGAATGGTTAGTTCGTTTTGTATTAAGGTATTCTACTGAATAgattgatgaaaataaagtaTGATTACAATGGGTTATTTGCCAGTTCCCAACTTGTTGGGTAATGTTTTATATGTTTTCAAAAGCACAGTTTAGTGTCCTACCTGGGTAGTTCTGCATCATGACCGAAGGCATGCCTCTGTAACCAGGGTGGTTGGGGTCATACCCTTGTCCATAGGGGTAACCATGCATGTATGGCATGTATCCTTGATGCTGCGCCAGTGGTGATGAGAACTGCAAGTGGGCATTCGTACGAGACTCTTTGCTCAAGGTCCGAAGTTCCTCAGAATTAATTCTGGGGTCAGTCATTTCTTTGCCGTCCTCCTTAGGCCCGCTCTGAGAGTCCTTTGGCCTGCACCTGTCATCCTTTGATTTCCTATCGCGTTCCCGTTCTCTGTCCCGTTCATCTTTCCACcgagattgttgttgttggtgttccCCTTCCGCTTGAGCCTTCTGGCTCTCAGGGTACTGCTGGTGGTCAGAGAAATAAGCAACACAATGATAACAATAGCGGAAAACTATACGGTCGACACCAAAACAGACAGAAAAAAGACATCTGACTTCAtattaacgaaataaaatgtgtAGGATTCCACCGTAAGGGTGTCCACAGATGTAAGAAGAAAATGCAGTGCACGCAAAAGACTAAGAAAAGTGTGCGCACATAAATTTCCTCCAGCTCCTGTAAATGTTGCATGTTATGTCCTCGCCCTCTTTACAACCACATTCAATCAATGCAAACGTCAATGCAAAGCAGCAATGAAAATTCTTATCAGTGATTCATTGATCAACGGCTCTTTTTCAGGAATCgtggaagggagaaaaaaaatcaattacatAAATACGAGTGACATTGAAAGTGAGAGGGAGATTAAAAGGTAGATATTGTTTGCCATCGTCAGAAATACTCGTATGCCACTCTTCTAAGTGAGGCCCTTGTTCTACTGATGATATGCTTGAATTGTATTTACCTGTCTGTACCACACAGCCTGCTCTGCACCAGCCTGAGCTCTTGAATCAAGCGCTTGCTTTGAGTCCTCCTTCCCATGGTGGCCCCCTTCTGTCAGCTTCATCTTTAGCCCTTCAACTTGCTGGGACTTGAGGTCCTCCGCCTTGATGCTTCCCATAGATTTGGATGAAACTTCAGAGGGTGAATCTCTGGATTTACTGGTAGGCTGTGGTGTCTTTCCAGTCTCAGACTGACTTGAGGTTTTCAAGAGGTTTGGTTGCATCGCGTTCTTTTGTTTCCAGTCCTCCTTGATGGAAGCTTCTCTTTCTTTCATGGCCATGTCCGCCTTTTTCTCAGCGGCACGGTGCTGTTCTGCCATTTGTCGCTGACGCTCCTCAAATTGCTGTCGATAGGCTGGGTTGGTATTCATTAAATGGTTATGGTACGCCTGATCTGAATGATACGCATATGGGGGTACATAGGCATACTGATTGTAGTAAAGTGGTTGCATATAAACGTTGGGTCGTTGTTGAATGACCGagggctgctgttgttgctgctgttgctgctgctgctgatgatgcTGGGCAGGGGCGATATCAGGTTTGCGATCCTCATGAACCTCAACCTTGACTTTCTCCTCACCCTGATCCTGGTCATCCTCTCTTTTGATCTTGACCTGACCTTCCGTCACCGGTGTGGCTAGATTTGGTCCACCGGGACTGGGGTTGACATAATTGGGCGAGTAATACGTCTCATAGCCAGTATAGTACGGAGACTCTTTGTTGGGTGGCGGATTTGGGAAAAGAGCTTTTTTGACACTTTCTCTGAGTGCCTGGTCTTCTGTCCTATTTTTGACATTCTCAAGCTTGCCTTCACCATCCTCACCGGCATCAGAGATGTCCGAGTAGGCTGGGCTGTGAGTTTTTACAGATGAGTTGTCAGCGCCATTCTGGTTCATGTGAAGAGGTGTAAGAGGCTGTGGCATTCCACTGCCATCTATTCGACTGGCTACTCCAATGGATGGGCTGGGAGCGTTATCTGTGAAACTGTAGATCTTGTCAGCCTCTGCCTTTATGCTTGCCAGCCGACTCTGATGAGGGTCTGAAGACCCATTGAGGAGCCCCTCAGCCTTATTTCCTTGTTCAGGGACTTCTGCGTATGATGGTTTTCCTTCCTCCAGCTTCCCCCCCTTTCCCATCGACTTGGGGCTGTCGGCGTCCTTTCCACCatcctttttcttcttgtctttcttcttcttgtctttgGTGCTGCTTGCGGGAGGATCTCCTACGGCGGGGGTTTTGGACTGTGTGCCTTTCATTTGGGGGCTTTTGGGGATTCCTTGCAAAACGGGGGTAAGCCCCGGTGAAGAATTCGGGTTTCCTGCAGGGAAAGAGTACATCTGTTGTGGAGCCGAGGGGCCGGTGGCAATTGTTCGTGGcgacttcacatttttttggccCATTCTGTCAGCCTTCGCGTTAGCTTTTTTGGACTTGTCAGAACCTCTTTTTTCATCGACGCCATCATTACTGGCTTCGTCAGAAAGACATGCCCCATCATCACAGCCTTCCATCGGTGTACTTTCCGGTTCCGTttcagccattttctttttgctcTGCTTTGAGCAAAACTTGCCAGGTGATGGCGAAGTACTTTGGACTTCAAAGTTCCTTCCTTTCGGTGTGACTGACCGTGCTGGAGAAAAGGACCCCTTGTGTGAAATCGATGCGCCGTTACAGTTCTCAGGTTCAGGGTGGAGGGTGGACTCCTCCCCGTATTCGCTGTCGACATCTAATTCTAGCTTCACGTCATCCTCCGTGTGGGCACGGGCTTGGTGGTATTTCAGACCATTAATGTGCTTATACCTCTTGTTGCAATTGGGATGAGGGCAATCAATGAGAGCAGGTGACGGGCAGCTCCGATCAAGGGGAGGTGGAAGTGGCTCAGTCTTGATCGAAGGAATGAGAAGACCCGATAGCCCAACCCCTCCGCTGTTGGAGTTTGTCCGCATGCGTTTGTTGCCTTTGGTGTCCTCCGAGCTTGAATTTGGCTCCATGTCCGATGCAGGCTTGGCCTTACGCTTTCCGGTTGAGGAGGGGCTGGCCTTAATATCCTCTGTGTTGCTGTTGGGAGGAGTGCGGCGCTCCGATGGTGTCTGGCTGCCCCTTCGGCCCTTACTGTTCGAAGCAGCGCGGGTCTTGTTGTTGGTGGCACCTTTGTTGTCTGATGAGTTGCTGTTCTCGTTGATCGGGGTGTTGCTGTTTGGTCTCATTCGTTTACCTCGGCCACGGCCGTTCCTCATTTCCAAGTCGCTCGTAGGGGATTCGCAAAACCTGGAACCAGAAGAATGTTTTGTGATGACTGTAAAAAAGTAAATTAGCCAATTCCTCCAGAACAATTGGCAACGTATGAATGTCAGCATAATGGCAGTCAAATGTAGCGCAGAGTGTCGgtgttttcaaaacaatttagAGATCATTGTTAAGGGGCTTAGCcctccaagtcaaactgaaatgg
This Hippocampus zosterae strain Florida chromosome 4, ASM2543408v3, whole genome shotgun sequence DNA region includes the following protein-coding sequences:
- the znf609b gene encoding zinc finger protein 609b isoform X3; amino-acid sequence: MSTSTRHRMESPVSTPVPPPLHLLAAVGNNEIASPCEQIMVRTRSVAVNTSDVALSTEPECLGPCEPGTSVNLEGIVWQETEDGMLVVNVTWRNKTYVGTLLDCTRHDWAPPRFCESPTSDLEMRNGRGRGKRMRPNSNTPINENSNSSDNKGATNNKTRAASNSKGRRGSQTPSERRTPPNSNTEDIKASPSSTGKRKAKPASDMEPNSSSEDTKGNKRMRTNSNSGGVGLSGLLIPSIKTEPLPPPLDRSCPSPALIDCPHPNCNKRYKHINGLKYHQARAHTEDDVKLELDVDSEYGEESTLHPEPENCNGASISHKGSFSPARSVTPKGRNFEVQSTSPSPGKFCSKQSKKKMAETEPESTPMEGCDDGACLSDEASNDGVDEKRGSDKSKKANAKADRMGQKNVKSPRTIATGPSAPQQMYSFPAGNPNSSPGLTPVLQGIPKSPQMKGTQSKTPAVGDPPASSTKDKKKKDKKKKDGGKDADSPKSMGKGGKLEEGKPSYAEVPEQGNKAEGLLNGSSDPHQSRLASIKAEADKIYSFTDNAPSPSIGVASRIDGSGMPQPLTPLHMNQNGADNSSVKTHSPAYSDISDAGEDGEGKLENVKNRTEDQALRESVKKALFPNPPPNKESPYYTGYETYYSPNYVNPSPGGPNLATPVTEGQVKIKREDDQDQGEEKVKVEVHEDRKPDIAPAQHHQQQQQQQQQQQPSVIQQRPNVYMQPLYYNQYAYVPPYAYHSDQAYHNHLMNTNPAYRQQFEERQRQMAEQHRAAEKKADMAMKEREASIKEDWKQKNAMQPNLLKTSSQSETGKTPQPTSKSRDSPSEVSSKSMGSIKAEDLKSQQVEGLKMKLTEGGHHGKEDSKQALDSRAQAGAEQAVWYRQQYPESQKAQAEGEHQQQQSRWKDERDRERERDRKSKDDRCRPKDSQSGPKEDGKEMTDPRINSEELRTLSKESRTNAHLQFSSPLAQHQGYMPYMHGYPYGQGYDPNHPGYRGMPSVMMQNYPGSYLPGGYPFSPYGSKIAGAEEANDKSRTSPTVNKMATDSKALDILHQHASQYKSKSPTVGDKPSLDREREQDRGAGGERDRERDLDRPRSSPSQRIMPSHHHLGYPLLSGQYDLSYATGKPDRHTSSLQRFM
- the znf609b gene encoding zinc finger protein 609b isoform X2, with translation MSLSGGTAGGKGVDSNAVDTYDSGDEWDIGVGNLIIDLDADLEKDKLEMSGTKDGMAAPPSAVAALPDNIRFVSPVSGSQGKESKSKYKRSKNSKDNNSKASTGDGAKKEATGRTQGEPTGAAAAAVVAGNNSTSGKNIEKGGKPSRGVLSGKKDKEGATGKSKKDKTEGAPIVAIAAAEKEVVSQVQVALGNCRNAPFEGTQSTDLVEANQIGSIALEPVGILPALTAKTEPEEMENGNAECKTLKKVKNEKMESPVSTPVPPPLHLLAAVGNNEIASPCEQIMVRTRSVAVNTSDVALSTEPECLGPCEPGTSVNLEGIVWQETEDGMLVVNVTWRNKTYVGTLLDCTRHDWAPPRFCESPTSDLEMRNGRGRGKRMRPNSNTPINENSNSSDNKGATNNKTRAASNSKGRRGSQTPSERRTPPNSNTEDIKASPSSTGKRKAKPASDMEPNSSSEDTKGNKRMRTNSNSGGVGLSGLLIPSIKTEPLPPPLDRSCPSPALIDCPHPNCNKRYKHINGLKYHQARAHTEDDVKLELDVDSEYGEESTLHPEPENCNGASISHKGSFSPARSVTPKGRNFEVQSTSPSPGKFCSKQSKKKMAETEPESTPMEGCDDGACLSDEASNDGVDEKRGSDKSKKANAKADRMGQKNVKSPRTIATGPSAPQQMYSFPAGNPNSSPGLTPVLQGIPKSPQMKGTQSKTPAVGDPPASSTKDKKKKDKKKKDGGKDADSPKSMGKGGKLEEGKPSYAEVPEQGNKAEGLLNGSSDPHQSRLASIKAEADKIYSFTDNAPSPSIGVASRIDGSGMPQPLTPLHMNQNGADNSSVKTHSPAYSDISDAGEDGEGKLENVKNRTEDQALRESVKKALFPNPPPNKESPYYTGYETYYSPNYVNPSPGGPNLATPVTEGQVKIKREDDQDQGEEKVKVEVHEDRKPDIAPAQHHQQQQQQQQQQQPSVIQQRPNVYMQPLYYNQYAYVPPYAYHSDQAYHNHLMNTNPAYRQQFEERQRQMAEQHRAAEKKADMAMKEREASIKEDWKQKNAMQPNLLKTSSQSETGKTPQPTSKSRDSPSEVSSKSMGSIKAEDLKSQQVEGLKMKLTEGGHHGKEDSKQALDSRAQAGAEQAVWYRQYPESQKAQAEGEHQQQQSRWKDERDRERERDRKSKDDRCRPKDSQSGPKEDGKEMTDPRINSEELRTLSKESRTNAHLQFSSPLAQHQGYMPYMHGYPYGQGYDPNHPGYRGMPSVMMQNYPGSYLPGGYPFSPYGSKIAGAEEANDKSRTSPTVNKMATDSKALDILHQHASQYKSKSPTVGDKPSLDREREQDRGAGGERDRERDLDRPRSSPSQRIMPSHHHLGYPLLSGQYDLSYATGKPDRHTSSLQRFM
- the znf609b gene encoding zinc finger protein 609b isoform X4; this encodes MESPVSTPVPPPLHLLAAVGNNEIASPCEQIMVRTRSVAVNTSDVALSTEPECLGPCEPGTSVNLEGIVWQETEDGMLVVNVTWRNKTYVGTLLDCTRHDWAPPRFCESPTSDLEMRNGRGRGKRMRPNSNTPINENSNSSDNKGATNNKTRAASNSKGRRGSQTPSERRTPPNSNTEDIKASPSSTGKRKAKPASDMEPNSSSEDTKGNKRMRTNSNSGGVGLSGLLIPSIKTEPLPPPLDRSCPSPALIDCPHPNCNKRYKHINGLKYHQARAHTEDDVKLELDVDSEYGEESTLHPEPENCNGASISHKGSFSPARSVTPKGRNFEVQSTSPSPGKFCSKQSKKKMAETEPESTPMEGCDDGACLSDEASNDGVDEKRGSDKSKKANAKADRMGQKNVKSPRTIATGPSAPQQMYSFPAGNPNSSPGLTPVLQGIPKSPQMKGTQSKTPAVGDPPASSTKDKKKKDKKKKDGGKDADSPKSMGKGGKLEEGKPSYAEVPEQGNKAEGLLNGSSDPHQSRLASIKAEADKIYSFTDNAPSPSIGVASRIDGSGMPQPLTPLHMNQNGADNSSVKTHSPAYSDISDAGEDGEGKLENVKNRTEDQALRESVKKALFPNPPPNKESPYYTGYETYYSPNYVNPSPGGPNLATPVTEGQVKIKREDDQDQGEEKVKVEVHEDRKPDIAPAQHHQQQQQQQQQQQPSVIQQRPNVYMQPLYYNQYAYVPPYAYHSDQAYHNHLMNTNPAYRQQFEERQRQMAEQHRAAEKKADMAMKEREASIKEDWKQKNAMQPNLLKTSSQSETGKTPQPTSKSRDSPSEVSSKSMGSIKAEDLKSQQVEGLKMKLTEGGHHGKEDSKQALDSRAQAGAEQAVWYRQQYPESQKAQAEGEHQQQQSRWKDERDRERERDRKSKDDRCRPKDSQSGPKEDGKEMTDPRINSEELRTLSKESRTNAHLQFSSPLAQHQGYMPYMHGYPYGQGYDPNHPGYRGMPSVMMQNYPGSYLPGGYPFSPYGSKIAGAEEANDKSRTSPTVNKMATDSKALDILHQHASQYKSKSPTVGDKPSLDREREQDRGAGGERDRERDLDRPRSSPSQRIMPSHHHLGYPLLSGQYDLSYATGKPDRHTSSLQRFM
- the znf609b gene encoding zinc finger protein 609b isoform X1 gives rise to the protein MSLSGGTAGGKGVDSNAVDTYDSGDEWDIGVGNLIIDLDADLEKDKLEMSGTKDGMAAPPSAVAALPDNIRFVSPVSGSQGKESKSKYKRSKNSKDNNSKASTGDGAKKEATGRTQGEPTGAAAAAVVAGNNSTSGKNIEKGGKPSRGVLSGKKDKEGATGKSKKDKTEGAPIVAIAAAEKEVVSQVQVALGNCRNAPFEGTQSTDLVEANQIGSIALEPVGILPALTAKTEPEEMENGNAECKTLKKVKNEKMESPVSTPVPPPLHLLAAVGNNEIASPCEQIMVRTRSVAVNTSDVALSTEPECLGPCEPGTSVNLEGIVWQETEDGMLVVNVTWRNKTYVGTLLDCTRHDWAPPRFCESPTSDLEMRNGRGRGKRMRPNSNTPINENSNSSDNKGATNNKTRAASNSKGRRGSQTPSERRTPPNSNTEDIKASPSSTGKRKAKPASDMEPNSSSEDTKGNKRMRTNSNSGGVGLSGLLIPSIKTEPLPPPLDRSCPSPALIDCPHPNCNKRYKHINGLKYHQARAHTEDDVKLELDVDSEYGEESTLHPEPENCNGASISHKGSFSPARSVTPKGRNFEVQSTSPSPGKFCSKQSKKKMAETEPESTPMEGCDDGACLSDEASNDGVDEKRGSDKSKKANAKADRMGQKNVKSPRTIATGPSAPQQMYSFPAGNPNSSPGLTPVLQGIPKSPQMKGTQSKTPAVGDPPASSTKDKKKKDKKKKDGGKDADSPKSMGKGGKLEEGKPSYAEVPEQGNKAEGLLNGSSDPHQSRLASIKAEADKIYSFTDNAPSPSIGVASRIDGSGMPQPLTPLHMNQNGADNSSVKTHSPAYSDISDAGEDGEGKLENVKNRTEDQALRESVKKALFPNPPPNKESPYYTGYETYYSPNYVNPSPGGPNLATPVTEGQVKIKREDDQDQGEEKVKVEVHEDRKPDIAPAQHHQQQQQQQQQQQPSVIQQRPNVYMQPLYYNQYAYVPPYAYHSDQAYHNHLMNTNPAYRQQFEERQRQMAEQHRAAEKKADMAMKEREASIKEDWKQKNAMQPNLLKTSSQSETGKTPQPTSKSRDSPSEVSSKSMGSIKAEDLKSQQVEGLKMKLTEGGHHGKEDSKQALDSRAQAGAEQAVWYRQQYPESQKAQAEGEHQQQQSRWKDERDRERERDRKSKDDRCRPKDSQSGPKEDGKEMTDPRINSEELRTLSKESRTNAHLQFSSPLAQHQGYMPYMHGYPYGQGYDPNHPGYRGMPSVMMQNYPGSYLPGGYPFSPYGSKIAGAEEANDKSRTSPTVNKMATDSKALDILHQHASQYKSKSPTVGDKPSLDREREQDRGAGGERDRERDLDRPRSSPSQRIMPSHHHLGYPLLSGQYDLSYATGKPDRHTSSLQRFM